CTCCAACCAGGGGAAACCTTGTTAAACTTACACGCTCCATGCAAATGGCACAGTCTGGACATGATCTCCTGGATCAAAAACGACAGGTACTCATGATGGAGCTTGTCCGTTTCATAGATTCTGCAAAAACTATCCAGAAGGATGTTGAACGAATTTTCAATGATGCATACGATGCCCTCCAGAAAGCCAACATCTCTCTTGGAATAGATACTGTTGAAGATATTTCCGAAGCCGTCCCCATTACATCTGATATCACCGTGCGTCTTCGCTCTGTGATGGGGGTCGAGATACCAGATGTTGATCCGTTATCAGATAAGACCGTCCCCAGTTATTCTTTTTACGGATCTTCCGGGGCAATGGATGCGGCATATTCAAAATTCCGAAAGGTCATGGTGCTCCTCGCACAGCTTGCAGAAGTTGAGACAAGCGTTTACAGGCTTGCAGTCCAGATAAGGAAAACACACAGGCGTGTAAATGCTCTTGAAAAGGTTGTTATCCCTTCAAACCAGGCCGATATAAGATTTATATCAGACGTCCTGGAGGAGGGTGAGCGCGAAGACTTTACAAGGATGAAAATGGCTCAGAAAAAGACAAAAAAGTAGTCAAATTCCGGAGGTAATGACGATGGGTACATTGCAGGAAGTTCTCGCAGTTCTGCTTGGAGCGGAATCAGAGGCAAAACGGATCGTTGAGGATTCAAAAAATGAATCAGATGGCTTCCTTCGCACAGCGCAGGAAAAGTTTGCCATGGAACGTGCAAACCAAATGGCTTCGGCAAGGGAGCAGGCAAAAGGCCTGATGGAAACAGCGCTTAATTCAGCAAGGACAGAGGCTGAACAGATCGCGGTCCTTGGAAAAGAGGAACGGACCCGTATGCAGAAACGCTTCGAAGAGAATGTCGACCCTGTTATTGATTCTATGGTCTCTGAAATAGCAGAAAGATACATTTCAAAAACCAAAAGGGGTAATTAAGGTTGCAATCCACTTCAAAGGGGCAGGCAACAGCCATAGGTGTGAAGTCACACGTACTCTTCAGCAAGCTTCTTACTTCTGAAGAGTACTGGGCGTTGCTGAACCTTAACAGTATCAGTGAGATAGCAGATTTTCTTAAACAGACCGAGGGATACAAAGAACACCTTGAAACTCTGCCTCCCGCAAAGGTGCACCGTGTAAATCTTGAGAATGCCGTGAAGTCATCGATACTCGCTGAAGCAACTGCATTCTTATTCTACCTTTCGGGACCGAGGCGTCAGTTATTCACAGACTGGCTTGGATGGTATGAGGCAGAGCATCTGAAAAGCATTTTCAGATGGGTAAGGACAAAGAGGCTTGACCGCGATGAAATGAGAAAACGTCTTTTTGCCGTCCCGGGATCAAAACTCTCCTATGACCTCCTGCTGAACAGCAGGGACTACAATGATGTCCTTGATGCACTAAAAGATACAAGATATCATAGGGTCCTCACAGAACCGGTCAAACGCCTGATCAACGGTGAGGAGTCCCTTTTTTCGCTTGAAATTGCGATAGACAACCTTGTAGAAACATCTTTATACAATGACCTTAAAAATCTGCCGGAAAACGAGCAGAAATTACTTGAGCCATTGTTCGGGACCAGGATAGACCTTCTCAACCTTTATCATTTCCACAGGTGCGTATGGTATTACCAGATGACGCTTGAAGAGACGCTCAGCAGGATGCTCCCGGTAAAATACAAGGTGAAGACCCACCATCTCAGGGATATGACAAAGGGGACAAGCTGGGAAGAGAGGATCGACAGGCTGGGGTCGTCTTTCCCTGTTTATGCTGAAATATTCAGAAATGCCCTTCAACAGGAAGACAAGGAACTGGCGCTTGAGATGTCCATAAAGAGATACAACTATCTCAAGGCCCTGGCTATATTCCAGAAGGGATCTCCTGGTTTTCATACAGCTATCAGTTACTTTGTATTAAAATCTCATGAATTGGACGATGTGATCCGTGTGATAGAAGATGTCAGATATGATTATGATCGCAGGAATGCGGCCAATTACCTTATAAGGCCGATAATCAGCGGGGGTGAACCCAAATGGCAGTAATGAAGATGGTCGCACTGACCATGATAGGTCCTGACTCGGAAATGGAACCTGTCGCCCGTCAGATGGTTTTGACGGGAGGCTTCCAGCCTTTGCCGCTCGACCTCCTGGTAAACGACAGGAATCTCCGGTCTAAAGTAACGACTGAAACAGAAAATCCTTACGATGAACTTCTGGCAAAGGTCACAACAGTATGGAAGATCGCGGGTGAAATGATCCCCGATCCGTCTCCTGTCACGCTTACTAAAGAGTTTACCCTTACTGCAGCCCGAAGGAAAGTTGAACAGACTTCAAAAAGACTGGAAGTATGGGAAAAGAGAAGGGTCGTACTTTCAGAAGAGGAAGATCTCTTAACAGCCACCAAACTGTTCGTTGAAGCACTGAAAGGCACTGAATTCGGCCCGGAGGAACTTGCAAGCGGCACATTCCTGATCCCATTTTTTGGCCGGCTCTCGAATGAAAACTATCAGAGGCTGACAGAGAGCAGCGAAGAGTCGCCCATTACGACAAATGAGCTGACAGTGCTCAACGGCAACACTTGGGTACTTGTATTGACCGTAAAGGGGCATGAAGAATCTACCCGGAAGCTTCTGGAAGCTGTCTACTTCAAGGAATTTTCATTAAAAGACATCGCATCGCAGTTAAAAGGGGTGGATCCCCTTACTCTTGTAAACAAGAGGATAGCCAACCACCAGAGAGCCATCAAAGGACTCGCCAAGGCTGCCAAGGACATGCTGAGGGAGCAGCGTTCGGAATATGAACTTCTCTACTCGCAGCTCTACACAATGCAGAGAGTCTATGACGTCTGCAAAGGACGCGGCGAGGTAAGCGGGATGTTCGTACTTTCAGGATGGATACCGGCTGACACTCTAGCAGTTATCAAAAAAACTGTCGAGGAAGATGCCCCTATGACGACCGTCATGGTAGAAGAGACAAAGGACATCAGCTATTCAGGCATACGTGTACCGACGCTTCTTCAGAACAACTCTTTTTTCAGGGCTTTCCAGGACATAGTGTCAATGTACAGTCTGCCGTCTTACGGAGAGATAGACCCCTCTCCCATAGTAGCCATATCGTTCATCCTCTTTTTTGGTTTCATGTTCGGAGATATTGGACACGGATTAATGATATTTCTCGGTTCAATGTTTATGGTCAAACGGGGGATGATGAAACGTTCCTTTGGACAGGTCATGAAATCAGCAGCCGTGAGCTCTATGGTCTTTGGAGTACTTTACGGGAGCATATTCGGGATGGAAGACATAATTCCCGCACTGTGGCTGTCTCCGATGCACGATACTAACAAACTTCTGATAATCGCCATCTGTCTTGGAGTATTCATGATAAGCCTCGGGCTCATACTCAACATGATAAAACAGTACAGAGCCAGGGATTTTGGAAGACTGCTCTTCGACGGACAGGGAATGGCCGGACTCATGCTTTACTGGACAATGGCTGCCCTCGCCGCAATATATATGACGGGCACAAAGATCCCTGAGATCGCAGCTGACATAATGTGGGGCGGGATCGGAGTAATGATGCTTCTTATGATATTCAGGGATATCCTGGCAAGATACCTGCTGCATCAGAAGGATGAAAAAGAATCTGTAGTCCTTAATCTTTTTGAGATAATGCACAACTTGATGTCATTCGTTTCTAACACAGCGTCATTTGTAAGGCTCGCAGCCTTCGCGCTCAACCACGTCGGGCTCTCGATGGCAGTAATAATGCTCTCCGAGATGGTACATTCACTCCCCGGCGGGATCGTAATGAAAGGGATAATACTCGTAGTTGGAAATGTCGTAATAGTATGTCTGGAAGGTCTTATTGTCTTTATCCAGACGCTAAGGCTCGAATATTACGAGTTCTTCGGTAAATTCTACAAGGGAGGTGGAAGTGAATTCAAACCGGTCGGCTGGAAAAAGGACGGTTCCAAGTATGTTGCTCCGGCCGCCCAAAAATAATTACATATATGTAAAAGTTTTCTGACATAATAAAGATCAAACTGATAATTTTTTGTACAATTAATGTGAAGGAGTGGGTTTTTGATGTTTGGACTTGCAATGTGCTGCGGCACTGTCGCAACAATGATAGGTCTGGGGTATTTAATGCAGCGCAGAGGCTATAAGGGAGGCCGAGCCTTTTACCTTTCAGGTTTGGGGGTATCATCGCTCCTCGTATTTACAGGGGCAGCGCTCTCTCTAACGATGCACCCCGCATTCGCTGAGGCCACTGCAGCACCTCTGGGGACAGGCGCCGGAATGGGCTTTATTGCCGCTGCTGTCTCAACAGGACTCGCCTGCCTGGGAGCCGGACTTGCAGTTGCAAGCGTTGGATCCGCGGCCCTCGGTCTGGTAGGAGAAAAACCCGAGATGCTGGGAACAACCCTCATTTATCTTGGCCTTTCAGAAGGTATCGCTATATACGGCGTTATCGTTTCACTTCTGATACTAGGACGGATCTAAGGACAGAAACAATATCATGAAAGCTTTTCTTGTGAGCGACAACCATGATTCCCTGGTAGGCATGAGACTTGCCGGTATTCAAGGCTGCCTCGTTCACACCGCCGATGAAACTTTTGCGGCAATAGACAGAGCGCTAAAGATGCCTGACCTGGCCATTCTCGCAATTACAGAGAAGGCTGCGGAAATGGCTCCGGATGTTATTCAGCAGCTGCGAGAGCGCGGGGAACTGCCTCTTCTGGTTGAGATACCTGACAGATTCGGTACTAAACGGGGACCGGATTTTCTGA
This region of Synergistetes bacterium HGW-Synergistetes-1 genomic DNA includes:
- a CDS encoding ATPase, with translation MAVMKMVALTMIGPDSEMEPVARQMVLTGGFQPLPLDLLVNDRNLRSKVTTETENPYDELLAKVTTVWKIAGEMIPDPSPVTLTKEFTLTAARRKVEQTSKRLEVWEKRRVVLSEEEDLLTATKLFVEALKGTEFGPEELASGTFLIPFFGRLSNENYQRLTESSEESPITTNELTVLNGNTWVLVLTVKGHEESTRKLLEAVYFKEFSLKDIASQLKGVDPLTLVNKRIANHQRAIKGLAKAAKDMLREQRSEYELLYSQLYTMQRVYDVCKGRGEVSGMFVLSGWIPADTLAVIKKTVEEDAPMTTVMVEETKDISYSGIRVPTLLQNNSFFRAFQDIVSMYSLPSYGEIDPSPIVAISFILFFGFMFGDIGHGLMIFLGSMFMVKRGMMKRSFGQVMKSAAVSSMVFGVLYGSIFGMEDIIPALWLSPMHDTNKLLIIAICLGVFMISLGLILNMIKQYRARDFGRLLFDGQGMAGLMLYWTMAALAAIYMTGTKIPEIAADIMWGGIGVMMLLMIFRDILARYLLHQKDEKESVVLNLFEIMHNLMSFVSNTASFVRLAAFALNHVGLSMAVIMLSEMVHSLPGGIVMKGIILVVGNVVIVCLEGLIVFIQTLRLEYYEFFGKFYKGGGSEFKPVGWKKDGSKYVAPAAQK
- a CDS encoding V-type ATP synthase subunit D; this encodes MATKLAPTRGNLVKLTRSMQMAQSGHDLLDQKRQVLMMELVRFIDSAKTIQKDVERIFNDAYDALQKANISLGIDTVEDISEAVPITSDITVRLRSVMGVEIPDVDPLSDKTVPSYSFYGSSGAMDAAYSKFRKVMVLLAQLAEVETSVYRLAVQIRKTHRRVNALEKVVIPSNQADIRFISDVLEEGEREDFTRMKMAQKKTKK
- a CDS encoding ATP synthase subunit F, whose product is MKAFLVSDNHDSLVGMRLAGIQGCLVHTADETFAAIDRALKMPDLAILAITEKAAEMAPDVIQQLRERGELPLLVEIPDRFGTKRGPDFLTRYVQEAIGVKM
- a CDS encoding ATPase yields the protein MFGLAMCCGTVATMIGLGYLMQRRGYKGGRAFYLSGLGVSSLLVFTGAALSLTMHPAFAEATAAPLGTGAGMGFIAAAVSTGLACLGAGLAVASVGSAALGLVGEKPEMLGTTLIYLGLSEGIAIYGVIVSLLILGRI